In Archangium violaceum, the following are encoded in one genomic region:
- a CDS encoding PE-PGRS family protein yields MLETKKLFAAGLALASLATTGCFDFDTAFTECVRNGHCNPPSGTCDPTLPDPLDDAFADANCDGVDGDADAGFFVDPVAGQNVNPGTLKAPFRTLSYALPFAADAGKVLYLAQGTYNEPALRLERPVSLRGGYSRLEDGGWARGNEFDTRINGGPIGLTVSGLEDATLVLDRLHITSSTPPDAGGASIGLRVLNSLDVQLNHVTVEAGRGADGLPGSSPVLNPQAGADGGPGQSTSEATQNTRADGGSPGVNSCGAGIQGGRGGQGGTNAQLAANGEGGIPFADGGIAGVRQEESCPGGTCKCLGDPGGRGLDGVEGDAGTDGTSGDGIGQLEGNTWIAHGSADGGSGSPGGGGGGGGGGSYCVVNAVSQAYSEGGGGGGGGAGGCPGLGASGGSGGGASIAVLLINGRVKLESSMLKTAGGGQGGRGGTGGNGGAGGKGGPGGSAYTHRVSLSPTLSAESTGGTGGNGGNGGNGGRGGHGGNGGGGPSVGIWCDSSSSFSQERTVFSLGDGGMPGNGPAPTGEPGIMEEQYRCQ; encoded by the coding sequence ATGCTCGAGACGAAGAAGCTGTTCGCCGCGGGGCTCGCGCTGGCGTCGCTGGCCACCACCGGCTGTTTTGACTTCGACACGGCGTTCACCGAGTGCGTGAGGAATGGGCACTGCAATCCGCCCTCCGGCACATGCGACCCCACGCTGCCGGACCCGCTGGATGACGCCTTCGCCGACGCCAACTGCGACGGCGTGGATGGTGATGCCGACGCCGGCTTCTTCGTCGACCCCGTCGCCGGTCAGAACGTCAATCCCGGTACCCTCAAGGCTCCGTTCAGGACCCTCTCGTACGCCCTTCCGTTCGCCGCCGATGCCGGCAAGGTGCTCTACCTCGCACAGGGCACCTACAACGAGCCGGCGCTCCGGCTCGAGCGGCCCGTGTCGCTCCGTGGCGGCTATTCCAGGCTCGAGGACGGCGGCTGGGCTCGCGGCAATGAGTTCGACACCCGCATCAACGGCGGCCCCATCGGCCTGACGGTGAGCGGGTTGGAGGACGCCACGCTCGTGCTGGATCGCCTGCACATCACTTCCTCCACGCCTCCCGATGCCGGAGGGGCCTCCATCGGGCTGCGGGTGCTCAACTCGCTCGACGTGCAATTGAATCATGTGACCGTGGAAGCAGGGCGCGGCGCGGATGGACTGCCGGGTAGTTCGCCCGTGCTAAACCCCCAGGCGGGTGCGGATGGCGGGCCGGGGCAGAGCACCAGCGAAGCCACACAGAACACCCGCGCCGATGGTGGCTCTCCTGGCGTCAACAGTTGCGGCGCTGGCATTCAGGGAGGCCGGGGTGGGCAGGGCGGAACCAACGCTCAACTCGCCGCCAATGGAGAAGGAGGAATTCCCTTCGCTGACGGAGGTATCGCCGGAGTGCGGCAGGAAGAGAGCTGCCCCGGAGGTACGTGCAAATGCCTTGGAGATCCAGGCGGAAGGGGCCTGGATGGCGTTGAAGGAGATGCCGGAACGGACGGCACGTCGGGAGATGGCATCGGCCAGTTGGAGGGCAACACCTGGATCGCGCATGGCAGCGCGGATGGTGGTTCTGGCTCTCCAGGCGGAGGGGGTGGCGGAGGTGGCGGCGGGAGCTATTGTGTCGTCAACGCCGTGAGCCAGGCGTACTCGGAAGGTGGCGGTGGAGGGGGTGGTGGCGCGGGCGGCTGCCCCGGCCTCGGCGCGAGCGGTGGCAGCGGTGGAGGTGCCTCCATCGCCGTGCTGCTCATCAATGGGCGAGTGAAGTTGGAGTCTTCCATGCTCAAGACGGCTGGCGGTGGACAAGGGGGACGTGGCGGCACAGGTGGCAACGGCGGTGCCGGCGGCAAGGGAGGACCCGGCGGGTCGGCCTACACGCATCGAGTCTCTCTCTCCCCAACACTCAGCGCGGAGAGCACCGGGGGCACAGGCGGCAATGGTGGCAATGGCGGCAACGGTGGCCGCGGAGGTCATGGCGGCAACGGCGGAGGTGGACCGTCCGTGGGCATCTGGTGCGACTCCAGCTCGTCCTTCTCCCAGGAGCGTACGGTCTTTTCCCTCGGCGACGGAGGCATGCCGGGCAATGGCCCCGCTCCGACAGGCGAACCGGGCATCATGGAAGAGCAGTACCGGTGTCAGTAA
- a CDS encoding DUF1565 domain-containing protein, with protein sequence MKRLISWLALPLLVAGCTTPGSGEEPGPSCPDATACPCQPGQTDLPDDSFQDSNCDGVDGTASAALFVDPTSGQDINTGTREAPLKTLSYAIQRAANQGKALYLAQGTYDEPALVLDKPVSLYGGYSGVSGGWARGNYTTQLRGGGVGLTVSGLGKDAGVTLERMRITSASATDAGAPSIGVRVMYSGGVKLRYVEVLAGAGAPGTPGSTPPPNPQGGVQGGMGQSTTNEATPNTRAGGGAPGVGGCSSDLAGRGGQGGVYGVEPTRGEAGIPASDGGTAGPNVVLNNCPTTIPTCQCNGIAGGKGQDGVEGEAGTDGRAGDGIGRLAGDSWMANVGGDGGLGHPGGAGGGGGGGSYCSTEWLRATEASGGGGGGGGTGGCPGTGATGGSGGGASIAVLLINGLVELESATLKTTGGGQGGAGAQGGSGGPGGLGGAGGTGYTQRTDFTVNGTPYRAESIGGPGGAGGNGGVGGRGGHGGNGGGGPSVGVWCDATSTFTQRDTVFDLGPGGRPGNGPAPTGETGLRGQSYQCQ encoded by the coding sequence ATGAAGCGCCTCATATCCTGGCTCGCCCTGCCCTTGCTCGTGGCCGGCTGCACCACACCCGGCTCCGGTGAGGAGCCCGGCCCCTCCTGCCCCGATGCAACGGCGTGTCCCTGCCAGCCCGGCCAGACAGACCTGCCGGACGACTCCTTCCAGGACTCCAACTGTGATGGCGTGGACGGCACCGCCAGTGCCGCCCTCTTCGTCGACCCCACCTCCGGCCAGGACATCAACACCGGTACCCGCGAGGCTCCGCTCAAGACCCTCTCGTATGCCATCCAACGCGCCGCCAACCAGGGCAAGGCGCTCTACCTGGCCCAGGGCACCTATGACGAGCCAGCACTCGTGCTCGACAAGCCCGTGTCTCTCTACGGCGGCTACTCCGGCGTGAGTGGCGGCTGGGCTCGCGGCAACTACACCACCCAACTGCGTGGCGGCGGCGTCGGCCTGACGGTGAGCGGGCTGGGCAAGGACGCTGGCGTCACCCTCGAGCGCATGCGCATCACCTCCGCTTCGGCCACCGACGCAGGTGCTCCGTCCATCGGCGTGCGGGTGATGTACTCGGGGGGAGTGAAGCTGCGCTACGTGGAGGTGCTGGCCGGGGCCGGTGCTCCGGGGACTCCAGGCTCCACTCCTCCACCCAACCCCCAGGGCGGTGTGCAGGGTGGCATGGGGCAGAGCACCACCAATGAAGCCACACCGAACACGCGAGCCGGTGGTGGCGCGCCTGGTGTCGGCGGCTGTAGCTCCGACCTGGCGGGCCGAGGTGGACAGGGCGGTGTCTACGGTGTGGAGCCCACCCGGGGCGAGGCGGGCATTCCCGCCTCTGACGGGGGAACTGCCGGACCCAACGTGGTCTTGAACAACTGCCCGACCACCATCCCCACCTGCCAGTGCAACGGGATTGCAGGTGGCAAGGGCCAGGATGGCGTCGAGGGTGAGGCTGGCACGGATGGCCGCGCGGGTGATGGCATCGGCCGGTTGGCGGGCGACTCCTGGATGGCGAATGTCGGCGGGGATGGCGGGCTCGGCCATCCCGGAGGAGCAGGCGGCGGCGGTGGCGGCGGCAGTTACTGTAGCACCGAATGGCTGCGGGCGACCGAGGCGTCGGGTGGGGGCGGCGGGGGAGGAGGTACGGGGGGTTGCCCGGGAACGGGGGCAACTGGTGGCAGCGGCGGTGGCGCCTCCATCGCCGTGCTGCTCATCAACGGACTCGTGGAGTTGGAGTCCGCCACGCTCAAAACGACCGGCGGTGGACAGGGAGGTGCCGGTGCGCAGGGTGGCTCCGGTGGTCCCGGCGGCCTCGGAGGAGCCGGGGGGACGGGCTACACACAAAGGACCGATTTCACGGTGAATGGTACGCCGTATCGCGCGGAATCCATCGGAGGCCCGGGCGGTGCGGGCGGCAACGGGGGAGTAGGAGGCCGCGGTGGCCATGGTGGCAACGGGGGCGGTGGCCCTTCCGTGGGTGTCTGGTGTGATGCCACCTCGACCTTCACCCAACGGGACACGGTCTTCGACCTCGGTCCCGGAGGCCGGCCCGGCAACGGTCCCGCCCCCACCGGCGAAACGGGCCTCCGGGGCCAGTCCTACCAGTGCCAGTAG